A window of Adhaeribacter arboris genomic DNA:
ACAGCGTAAATGCTTCGTATTCTGTTTGGGGTATATGCTTGAAAAACTTATCAAAGAAAAGCTGCATGGCAAGCATCTTTTCTTCTTTATTTTTTAAAATTCTTATTTGGCCATATAGAATGATACTTTGGTATTCACAGCCAAAATCAACGGCCTGGCGAGCCGTGTATAGCTTACCGTATTTATAAACGGAAACACATACTTTTTTACCTTTTGTAATTTCTTGTCCGCCAAAGCCATATTTAGAAAAGTGAAAAATTATTTCGTTGTTCGGCTCATCATAGGCATAAAAGGCAACCTGAATAAGGGGATACCCTTCCTTTTCGATAGCGATGGAACAAGAAACAGAGTTGTTTAAGAGGGCATGGTAAAAGTCCATCCCCGTAGCTTGACGGTCTTTACGTCTTACCTTTTTTGAATAATCTTCCATGCTATTTTATTCTCTATATAAGTGTCTGATTCATTTACCGGCTAAAGAGCTTTGCCTTGTCAGGAAATATCTTGAGCGGCTATTTAATACCCAATCGCTTCAAGTAGCGGCCATAACGCAGGAAATAAAACCCGGCGGGTTTTCAAAATCCGCCGGGTTGGCGCAATTTTTTACATCAACCTGATGGAAGGTAACGCATACTATTGGGTATAACTCCTTTATTGTTATAGGAATAGGGAACTATCAATGAAGTATTCGGCGGCTTAAAGTTTGGGTAGGAATCAGCAACGCAAGCATTTTTCCCCAATAGATGGCCTTATTTGGTTTCTGTATACAAAAACTCTCCCTCGTACGTAAACGTACGGTCCTGACCTACCTCTGCTTTCGTAATTCTTTTATTTGGCAAACCATTTTCGTGGTAAACATAAGTGTACGATTCCTCTGCACTAAATGCTCCGGTAGTCACATTTTCTACTTTTTTAGAACCCGGATTGTTCTTCCAGAAAGGAATGTGGGGTAAATAAGGACTATTCAAATAGGGTATAACGTTTACCTTATCATCAAAGTCACTGAAATGAAAAACCGAGGTAAGCTTAAATTGCTGCGTAACCGGATCTTTATAATAAAGTCCTACCTCGTTCAGATTGCCTCTTTCATCATAACGGTAGGTTGATTTTTCTTGCTCTCTTTTTTGATCATCTGTTTCAAAGAAGAATTTAACCTGCGTTATTAACTGCTGCTGATTGTTAAAGGTAAAAACGTATTCTACAAGTGGTTTCCCGATCAGGTTATATTCCGTGGCTTTTTCTAAAACCGGGCCGTTGTAAGAGTAATACGTAATCAGTCCATCGCCAATGGCGATCTTTTTTACTAACCGGTTTTGCGCATCGTAGTCAAACTGCTGAATAAATTTAGTAACCTGATCCGTACCTTGCACCGAGTTGTATTGACTCGTATACCGGATGAGCTGTCCCGCCGGGTTATATTCCAATTTTTGAAAATCCAATGCCGACCATTTTAGCTGAACTGTTTTTCCCTTCCAGAGTTGGCCGCTATTCTCATTCGGATTTGAGTTGCCCGGATTATCTGAGCGGGTTGCGGGAGCAATAACTTCGTCGCGGCAAGCCGTAATGAGGGTAGTACATGCAATGGCGAATACAATAGCTGCTTTAGGTAATAAAGAAAATTTAACAGGTTTTTTCATGAGTTTTATGGCAGTAAATAAAAGAGTTTGGATGAAATAGAATTATTTTTTGGTAAAGGTTAAATCGGGGCCGGGCTGGAAGAATATTTTCCCTTGCGCATTAATACCGTACGGGACATTATTCCAGACAAAATCTCCGTTAGGGTATATCTTAGAAGGATCCAAATCATGTAAAAAATGACCGTCTTCGTAATTCTTACCCCGGATAAAATGGATCGTCATATTCATCCGATCTGCGCTTATTTTCTCTATTTCATAAGCAACATCCGAATCAATGTGCACACTCTTGGCGCCCCCGTTGGCGTAATGAATATCATACCGGAAAACGTAGGTTCCGGTGCCGTTCTGATTTAAATGCATTTGAGCACCTAGCGCCAAACCCGAATAATAGCCGCCGTAAGCATCATTATACCCGCCACTACTCACTTGTGACCAGGCAAAATCACCGGTAAATGGTTCGGGAACTGTCTTATGCGGCACATCGCCGACTATTACTTCTTCCATTTCCTCCTTCGTACATCCTAAGGCCGTTACTAAAAGAAAGCAAATACTAAAAAGGAAGCGATTACTTTTAAATTTAATTAGATTTTTCATTGATTAAATTGGTTTAATGTTGTTTCTTTCGGTTAAAAACTTATCCTCTCCGAAAACAGGACAAAAGTCGGATTTGTAAATTTGTACCACCTCTTCAATCCGGATTATTATCTCTGCAAATTGGATGGTAGAAAAAGAACAGATGGGTATTCATCTCTTATTGCGGGAGTAAAACAAACTGGCTGTAGTTAGAACTTGCATGGAAAAGCTGTACACCGACTGGACGCTGAAAAACATTATCGGCCATCATGGCCTGAGCGAAATGAAAATGGCTCCGCTGAATGCTAGGTACCAAGAATACTGTTTTCTGTTTAACGAGCCAGGAGTAGTGCAAGGCTGTTTTAAAACCTTTTCCTCGCCCAATGTGGAAGTTTCCCTAATGGAAATGCATTTGGAAAAAAGTTTAGTATTTCTGGCCCAGGACGGAGTGGAACGCTTGAGCTCTACGCTTTTGCTGCGGGGTTCCATTGGTTCGGATAGTTTTTATGATAGTCAGCACCGGGCAATAGAGCATTCTCCGCATATGTTTGTTTATTCCTGGAACTACCAGAATAAATTCACCTTGCATCCCGGGAAGCTGTCGTTGATTAACATTAACCTGAAGCCGGAATTCTTTTTTAAGGTAACAGAAAACGAAGCGGATTTAACCCGATTGCTGAAAGGAAAGCAACCGGAAGATTTCTGCCTAGCGTTTCCTTTAAGTTTTTCCCGGCATAGTGAGTACCAAAAAATTAGTCATGCCATTTCGGCTAATAGTTTCAAAGGAATTACGCAGCACCTGTTTATCGAAGCCAAGGCTTATGAATTATTTTCTTTAGAATTAGAAGAGCTATTACAAGTCAGAAAAATTCCCGCCCGTTCGGGGGAAATCAACTCGATAGACAAGGAAAAGCTATTAGCGGCTCATGATTTCATTCTGCACCATTTTGCCGAACCCTTATCCTTAGACCAGATTGCTACTCAGTTTCAGATCAATGCGTTTAAATTAAAAAAGGGATATAAGATATTGTTTAACCATACCGTGTTTGGTCATATTCAGGCGCTTCGCATGAACCAGGCCAAAGAGCTTTTAATAACCCAACAATATAACGTGGCCGAAGCCGCCTACCAGGTGGGCTATAGCAGCCCAAATAACTTCTCGACAGCCTTTAGTAAGATGTTTGGGTATCCGCCCAGCAAAATCACGGAAAAGAAATCCTGGTAGTTTTAATTTAGGTTGACATAATTAGCTCTTACCAAATGACTCGAAGGTTTCTCTAGTTCAAGTAAATTACTAAACTGAGTTCTCAGGAAGAGCGCACAAGAAATCGGGATATTCTACTGAACAGCTTCGCCTTCCTCTCAAAAAAGTCAAGCATTTTAGATAACGCATTTCTCTAATTCCGACAAGCTAAAGGAAAACTCTTGTTTTAAAATGTAAAGTATTTAAAACTTTTTGTAAAAAATACTTGACAAAAGTAAAATATTCTTTACATTTGCCTCGTCATCTATAAAACACTAAAATTATGAAAACACGTTATCTTTTTCCCCATCGATTTAAGCTGCTCGGCTGGTTACTCCTCCTTCCTTCCTCTCTGGTTGGTCTATTAATGTCATTTGACTACCAGATATTTTCCGTAGATGCTACTGTTTTTGCTCTTTATAACGATGGAATTGAACCGGCGAAAGTCTTTACCTTTATTGAGAATTCAATAGTAGACGAAATTATTGCTGTACTCGTTATTGTCGGGGGAATCCTGGCTGCATTCTCCCAAGAAAAACAGGAAGATGAGTATATTGCTAAAATTCGTTTAGAGTCCTTACTCTGGGCCACTTATATTAATTATGGCTTGCTTTTATTTTCAATACTTTTTGTCTATGGATTGGGCTTTTATCAGATTATGATCTTCCACATGTTTACCGTGTTGTTTATTTTTCTAATCCGGTTTAATTTTATATTGTACCGTACTTCAAAGGCTATGGCATGAAGAACAGTATAAGAGTGGAGCGGGCAATTCATAATTTAACCCAAGAAGAACTTGCCAAGAAAATAGGGGTGAGCCGTCAGACGATCAATGCCATGGAAGCCAACAAGTATGTGCCTTCCACCATTCTGGCCCTAAAGATTGCGCGCGTATTTGAAAAAAACGTAGAAGCTATTTTCTTGTTGGAAGAAGAAGATTAACAGCAAAGAAGTAGTCGAAAGAAATTCTTTATTCCAATCTTCGTTTTTCTTATTCCTCTTTCTAAGAAAAAGGAGGTAATATGTTTAATTAAAATTAGCGACAAGGTTATTCTACCAGTATGGCTGTTTTACCAGTTTCTCCAGCATCTGCCACCTTCTTTTTTAGGGTGCAAGACAAGTGATTTTTCATGCATTGTTATGGCCTCTGGCATTTGATTGTTTTCACTGGTACCTTCCCGTAACTATCGTAGGCATTTTAGCTTTTCGGCTAAAGATGAACCTAAAGTTGGAATATCTTCTGAGCCACCTATTACTGTTACCTTTATCTTAATTTTATTACCTCTGAGACTTAAAAGTTTGAGCCTCCGCTTTGGTGCGAGCGGAATACTTTCTTAAAAAGCTTTCTTTTTATTTAAGCCGATTTTGCCGAAGTATTTTGCTTTAGCACTAGTAGGTTTCAAGAGCGGCTGAACAGCTGCAGCAGCCTCAATGGGCAAGTCGGATTCAATCACATCAGCCCCCAATTGGATGATGGCCTGGTAAGCCTTTTTTCGTTCTGCTGGGTCGGGCAATTTATCATAACTGGGAGCAGCGGAAATCATGCACATCACTCCCCGGGCGTGCAATAAATCGTACATTTCTTTATTTTCGGGTTTATTTGCAGGCCCAACATAAGCCATGAGGTGGGTCCAGGGAATACCCGCTTTTTCGTAATCCGCCAACTCTGTTTTGTTTCGAATAAAGGCAGAAAACATCCGGTTTTTGTTATCCTTGAGATAAAACTTGGCTTGTTCGGCACTATGTACCGTTAGCATAACGGTAGCTTCGGCTTGGTGTTCCCGTAGCTTTCTGGCAGTCATCGCTAAGGGTACATCTTTTCTGTCCAGGTTGATAATGGTTTTGCCCTTGCTCCATTCGATTACTTCATCCAGAGTGGGAATACCATAAGGGGTAACCTTCCCT
This region includes:
- a CDS encoding helix-turn-helix transcriptional regulator; the protein is MEKLYTDWTLKNIIGHHGLSEMKMAPLNARYQEYCFLFNEPGVVQGCFKTFSSPNVEVSLMEMHLEKSLVFLAQDGVERLSSTLLLRGSIGSDSFYDSQHRAIEHSPHMFVYSWNYQNKFTLHPGKLSLININLKPEFFFKVTENEADLTRLLKGKQPEDFCLAFPLSFSRHSEYQKISHAISANSFKGITQHLFIEAKAYELFSLELEELLQVRKIPARSGEINSIDKEKLLAAHDFILHHFAEPLSLDQIATQFQINAFKLKKGYKILFNHTVFGHIQALRMNQAKELLITQQYNVAEAAYQVGYSSPNNFSTAFSKMFGYPPSKITEKKSW
- a CDS encoding glycerophosphodiester phosphodiesterase family protein, producing the protein MMILLARKLVRNSCWMIALLLSFTLTPLHAQTNALHIFNVRSSQDLHAFFKYTGQDIPLISGHRGGTTKGFPENCIATFENTLRYTPAFFEIDPRLTKDSVIVLMHDATLDRTTTGSGKVADYTWAELKKLKLKDAEGKVTPYGIPTLDEVIEWSKGKTIINLDRKDVPLAMTARKLREHQAEATVMLTVHSAEQAKFYLKDNKNRMFSAFIRNKTELADYEKAGIPWTHLMAYVGPANKPENKEMYDLLHARGVMCMISAAPSYDKLPDPAERKKAYQAIIQLGADVIESDLPIEAAAAVQPLLKPTSAKAKYFGKIGLNKKKAF
- a CDS encoding helix-turn-helix transcriptional regulator, whose protein sequence is MKNSIRVERAIHNLTQEELAKKIGVSRQTINAMEANKYVPSTILALKIARVFEKNVEAIFLLEEED
- a CDS encoding pyridoxamine 5'-phosphate oxidase family protein, translated to MEDYSKKVRRKDRQATGMDFYHALLNNSVSCSIAIEKEGYPLIQVAFYAYDEPNNEIIFHFSKYGFGGQEITKGKKVCVSVYKYGKLYTARQAVDFGCEYQSIILYGQIRILKNKEEKMLAMQLFFDKFFKHIPQTEYEAFTLLQTNPINIARITVEDWFGKEHLVPDNALCSFYPVSNLIIK